In Gemmata obscuriglobus, a single genomic region encodes these proteins:
- a CDS encoding FG-GAP repeat domain-containing protein: MATRRPAPARLGLEPLEPRDVPAQFLGVLATAGGIGADHPSVAVAGNGQQFVVAWADTDAMTSTATVNARLYDAAGAALGAPLAVATVPVTAGTPARVAVDMDPTGRFVVAFDQLPDSGSLTDIGLQRYAADGTPVGTVSAVGVATRVESLPVVSLSDTGSVLVAYRKTTSDGLTHRFDYQVYNAFTDTASTTTTSISSTGALLPTAQFGDASNALVSGTLLSGVGGTAPFRRAGGSLISASTSLTLTAAVAPVITRAPGADAWRVISVEDSGGTYQLVARAVTYTSSSPTLDPQVVLATGVSGTAPLSARTDAAGNTVVVYALASGALVAETFSAAGAPVGAAVTLSGTAVESYSLGLGAAANQSLVVFASPDGSGAFELRGVLLSDPPPPPPPPPPPGPDPAPSPAPTPSPSPVPGPVLNAPDGTGTIRVLNPDGTTRATVTPYTGYAGRVVTTAADMTADGTADVVTGADGHVKVFDGTTGTEAHSFFAFDGYRGGLHLGAGDLTGDGVADLVVTADTNGHVKVFDGATGGLVASFFAFEGYRGAVAATVGDTDGDGRNELIVAAGAAAGAHVKAFDPAILAVSRSFVVAGAGGARFALAAGDLDGDDRADLVVAQGTRVTVIDGGTGAARGSFDAFEDRFLGVMAVQVDGDDILAAAEINGRVHVKGFDGQTFDLLDSYFPDQRAASVA, encoded by the coding sequence ATGGCCACCCGCCGCCCCGCCCCCGCGCGCCTCGGACTCGAGCCGCTTGAGCCCCGGGACGTTCCGGCCCAGTTCCTCGGCGTCCTGGCGACTGCCGGCGGCATCGGCGCCGATCACCCGTCGGTCGCAGTGGCCGGCAACGGCCAGCAGTTCGTCGTCGCGTGGGCGGACACCGACGCCATGACGAGTACTGCGACCGTGAACGCCCGGCTGTACGACGCAGCCGGGGCCGCGCTCGGGGCGCCCCTCGCGGTCGCCACGGTGCCGGTCACCGCCGGCACCCCGGCGCGGGTCGCTGTCGACATGGACCCGACCGGCCGGTTCGTCGTGGCGTTCGACCAGCTCCCGGACAGCGGGAGCCTCACCGACATCGGGCTCCAGCGGTACGCGGCCGACGGAACCCCGGTCGGCACCGTCAGCGCGGTCGGCGTGGCGACCCGCGTCGAATCGCTCCCGGTCGTTAGCCTTTCCGACACCGGGAGCGTGCTCGTGGCCTACCGGAAAACAACCAGCGACGGCCTGACGCACCGGTTCGACTACCAGGTTTATAACGCGTTCACCGACACCGCCTCGACCACCACCACCAGCATCAGTTCGACCGGTGCGCTCCTGCCGACGGCCCAGTTCGGTGATGCGAGCAACGCGCTGGTCTCCGGGACGTTGCTGTCCGGGGTCGGGGGCACGGCCCCGTTCCGGCGCGCGGGTGGGAGCTTAATATCAGCATCCACCAGCCTGACCCTCACCGCGGCGGTCGCCCCGGTCATCACCCGCGCGCCCGGCGCGGACGCCTGGCGGGTGATCTCTGTTGAGGACTCGGGCGGCACCTACCAACTGGTCGCGCGAGCGGTCACGTACACCAGCAGCAGCCCCACACTGGACCCACAGGTGGTGCTGGCGACCGGGGTGAGCGGCACCGCGCCACTTTCGGCCCGGACCGACGCCGCGGGCAACACGGTGGTGGTGTACGCGCTCGCGTCCGGGGCGCTGGTCGCCGAGACGTTCTCTGCGGCCGGGGCGCCGGTCGGGGCCGCAGTTACGCTCTCGGGTACGGCGGTCGAGTCGTACTCGCTCGGCCTGGGCGCGGCCGCTAACCAGAGCCTGGTTGTGTTCGCAAGCCCCGACGGCTCGGGCGCGTTCGAGTTGCGCGGGGTGCTGCTGTCCGACCCGCCGCCTCCGCCACCTCCTCCGCCGCCGCCGGGACCGGATCCCGCGCCTTCACCGGCCCCCACGCCTTCACCGTCTCCGGTACCAGGGCCGGTACTGAACGCGCCCGATGGCACCGGCACCATCCGCGTGCTCAACCCCGACGGCACGACCCGCGCGACGGTCACCCCGTACACCGGGTACGCTGGGCGCGTGGTCACGACCGCCGCCGACATGACCGCCGACGGAACCGCCGACGTCGTCACCGGGGCCGACGGGCACGTCAAGGTGTTCGACGGGACCACCGGGACCGAGGCCCACAGCTTCTTCGCGTTTGACGGGTATCGGGGCGGGCTCCACCTGGGCGCCGGCGACCTGACCGGTGACGGGGTCGCCGACCTGGTCGTCACCGCCGACACCAACGGGCACGTCAAGGTGTTCGACGGGGCCACCGGCGGGCTGGTCGCGAGCTTCTTCGCGTTCGAGGGCTACCGCGGCGCGGTCGCGGCCACCGTGGGCGACACCGACGGGGACGGGCGCAACGAGCTGATCGTCGCTGCCGGCGCGGCGGCCGGGGCCCACGTCAAGGCGTTCGACCCGGCGATCCTCGCGGTGAGCCGCTCGTTCGTCGTGGCCGGGGCCGGCGGCGCCCGGTTCGCGCTCGCCGCCGGCGACCTCGACGGCGACGACCGGGCCGACCTCGTCGTCGCGCAGGGCACCCGCGTCACCGTGATCGACGGGGGCACCGGAGCCGCTCGCGGGTCGTTCGACGCGTTCGAGGACCGGTTCCTGGGCGTGATGGCGGTGCAGGTGGACGGGGACGACATCCTCGCCGCCGCCGAGATCAACGGGCGGGTCCACGTCAAGGGGTTCGACGGCCAGACGTTCGATCTCCTCGATTCTTACTTCCCCGACCAGCGTGCCGCGTCCGTCGCGTGA
- the metF gene encoding methylenetetrahydrofolate reductase [NAD(P)H] produces the protein MHIQDIFAQHRTTFSFEFFPPKTDAAGEELFTTIAALQTLHPSFVSVTYGAGGSTRDRTHDLVVRIERETNLTAVSHLTCVCHSRDEMIAILDRYATSGIENILALGGDPPKNSAHDREKDAFRYANELVDFIRSRPGPNGRGFGVGVAGFPEGHPGCPNRLQEMDHLKRKIDAGADYICTQLFFDNRDLYDFRERCDLAGIKVPIIAGIMPVTTKAGMVRMADLAAGARIPAKLLKAVSRCADDTAVARVGISWATEQCADLLHNNIRGIHFYTLNKSDATRLIYQNLGVESSVALRAG, from the coding sequence ATGCACATTCAGGACATCTTCGCTCAGCACCGCACCACCTTCAGCTTCGAGTTCTTCCCACCGAAGACTGACGCGGCCGGTGAGGAACTGTTTACAACCATCGCGGCGCTCCAGACGCTGCACCCGTCGTTCGTGTCCGTCACGTACGGGGCCGGCGGTTCCACGCGCGACCGCACCCACGACCTCGTGGTGCGCATCGAGCGCGAAACCAACCTCACCGCCGTGTCGCACCTCACCTGCGTGTGCCACTCCCGCGACGAGATGATCGCGATACTCGATCGGTACGCCACGAGCGGCATCGAGAACATCCTTGCGCTCGGCGGTGACCCACCCAAGAACAGCGCCCACGACCGCGAGAAGGACGCGTTCCGGTACGCGAACGAACTGGTGGACTTCATCCGCTCGCGCCCGGGTCCGAACGGCCGCGGGTTCGGTGTGGGTGTAGCGGGGTTCCCCGAAGGGCACCCCGGGTGCCCGAACCGGCTCCAAGAGATGGACCACCTGAAGCGTAAGATCGACGCCGGTGCGGACTACATCTGCACCCAGTTGTTCTTCGACAACCGCGACCTGTACGACTTCCGTGAGCGGTGCGATTTGGCCGGGATCAAGGTGCCGATCATCGCGGGTATCATGCCGGTCACCACCAAGGCTGGTATGGTCCGGATGGCGGACCTGGCGGCCGGCGCGCGCATACCGGCCAAGTTGTTAAAGGCGGTGAGCCGCTGCGCCGACGACACGGCGGTGGCCCGGGTGGGCATCAGTTGGGCCACCGAGCAGTGCGCCGACCTTTTGCACAACAACATCCGCGGGATTCACTTTTACACCCTGAACAAGTCCGACGCGACGCGCCTGATCTACCAGAACCTCGGGGTCGAAAGCTCCGTCGCGCTGCGGGCGGGGTGA
- a CDS encoding GTPase domain-containing protein has protein sequence MASHPGSLPLDAPRVLLFGHRGAGKSALIGALMRAGEVQGETLRGEVVPTSPELPLIRDAAYSGTLESSSAELTSFTVRLRPWRVGTRAVSDPLTVILDDCDGKAAEDLIRHSEPITQRHPDSELARAVVETDAIVLLVDAASTRAQLAEAFKAFDAFLTTVERAKTDARTVGGFPVFLVLTQCDRLAQKGDTRREWEARVADRVDYAWAEFDEFLKEADHGDAPAAPFLSFGSIDLTVAAVALRPPPLLEAPTPADEPYLVAELFRDCFAAAKAHHERHRRSEARLWWTVRAALTALCFLVLAFGSIALFPPQGSAPDLAARVDDYELHEPPAAVRLSDPERDRNRQTLRRFANDAAFRSLSNDRRGFVESRLKEIDDYLAYRARLAGATAPVSARSLPDLVQIRETLKTALALPGEYSWGETAAAQLRDKWLADCAALEAAQQACVDRYRDRDRAGTELTLKRTFDAGWIRDLDALLTRDTQSPFPPEEPIPGSPELKQPRGEAITYQVPLEFDEVYRARRYWEQTRDLLVHLRDLLDALGLVRAPDRPPAVLSLPESGGADPAERLATLARTYPRQSADYAEWEAWRFPDPVRGEITGLLQTSFVNGVRHTQKLMRVEDTLAGWNALGATLAEPRFRDWGRFLHLLAKLQNPNVPDPVTELAVLLRDLDKKTFELDPRGFELAVPLDLTFERVEPVGPFTITVTHRGQGATAKFTVGKGTVRGTTTVYPLVPDGPTKLSYRAGDSLRAELPVRAGARELNLLWDTGPTSVFQFDRLTHEPRLTKPGGGTEPASGVKLVPTAGTVPTLPVLFPKRAP, from the coding sequence GTGGCCTCGCACCCCGGCAGTCTACCGCTCGATGCTCCCCGTGTGCTGCTGTTTGGGCACCGCGGCGCGGGCAAATCCGCGCTGATCGGCGCGCTAATGCGCGCCGGCGAAGTGCAGGGCGAAACTCTCCGCGGGGAGGTAGTACCTACTTCGCCCGAACTGCCACTCATACGCGACGCCGCTTACAGCGGCACGCTCGAATCCAGCTCTGCCGAGCTGACGAGTTTTACCGTCCGGCTACGCCCCTGGCGGGTCGGCACGCGGGCCGTTTCGGACCCGCTCACGGTGATCCTTGATGACTGCGACGGCAAGGCCGCCGAAGACCTGATCCGACACTCCGAGCCGATCACCCAGCGTCACCCCGACAGCGAACTGGCCCGCGCGGTGGTCGAGACCGACGCCATCGTGCTCCTCGTCGATGCGGCCAGCACCCGGGCGCAACTGGCGGAAGCGTTCAAGGCGTTCGACGCGTTCCTCACAACCGTCGAACGGGCGAAAACAGACGCGCGGACGGTCGGCGGGTTCCCGGTGTTCCTGGTCCTAACGCAGTGCGACAGACTGGCTCAGAAGGGTGACACACGTCGGGAGTGGGAGGCCCGCGTTGCGGACCGCGTCGATTACGCCTGGGCGGAGTTCGACGAGTTCCTCAAAGAGGCCGACCACGGCGACGCCCCGGCGGCTCCGTTCCTCTCATTCGGGAGCATCGACCTGACGGTGGCCGCGGTCGCGCTCCGCCCCCCGCCGCTGCTCGAAGCGCCGACGCCTGCGGACGAACCCTATCTTGTGGCGGAACTGTTCCGCGACTGTTTCGCGGCCGCCAAGGCGCACCACGAGCGGCACCGCCGGTCCGAGGCCCGGCTCTGGTGGACCGTGCGCGCCGCACTTACCGCGCTGTGCTTCCTCGTCCTGGCGTTCGGGTCGATCGCGCTGTTCCCGCCCCAGGGTAGCGCGCCCGATCTCGCGGCGCGGGTCGACGACTACGAGCTACACGAACCCCCGGCGGCGGTGCGCCTGTCCGACCCAGAACGTGACCGCAACCGCCAGACGTTGCGGCGGTTCGCCAACGATGCGGCGTTCCGCTCGCTCTCGAACGACCGGCGAGGGTTCGTCGAGAGCCGGCTAAAAGAGATCGACGACTACCTCGCGTACCGCGCGCGGCTGGCCGGCGCGACGGCGCCAGTGTCAGCCCGGAGCCTGCCCGATTTGGTACAGATCCGCGAAACACTGAAAACCGCGCTCGCCCTCCCGGGCGAATACTCCTGGGGGGAGACTGCGGCGGCACAGCTCCGTGACAAGTGGCTCGCCGACTGCGCCGCCCTCGAAGCGGCGCAGCAGGCGTGCGTGGACCGGTACCGTGATCGCGACCGCGCGGGCACGGAGCTGACGCTGAAGCGCACGTTCGACGCGGGCTGGATCCGCGACCTGGACGCGCTATTGACACGGGACACACAATCACCTTTTCCTCCCGAGGAACCGATCCCTGGTTCACCCGAACTCAAGCAGCCGCGCGGGGAGGCGATCACGTACCAGGTGCCGCTCGAATTCGACGAGGTGTACCGGGCGCGTCGGTATTGGGAGCAGACCCGCGACTTACTCGTTCACCTGCGCGACCTGCTCGACGCACTTGGGTTGGTGCGCGCTCCGGACCGACCGCCGGCGGTGCTGAGCCTGCCCGAGTCGGGCGGCGCCGACCCGGCAGAGCGACTGGCGACCCTCGCCCGAACTTACCCGCGACAGTCCGCCGATTATGCAGAGTGGGAAGCGTGGCGGTTTCCGGACCCGGTGCGCGGCGAGATCACCGGCCTGCTACAAACGTCGTTCGTAAACGGTGTTCGTCACACCCAAAAGCTGATGCGGGTCGAGGACACCCTTGCCGGCTGGAACGCATTGGGCGCCACGCTGGCGGAGCCACGGTTCCGCGATTGGGGCCGGTTCCTGCACCTCTTGGCGAAGTTGCAAAACCCGAACGTCCCTGACCCGGTCACTGAGTTGGCCGTGCTCCTGCGAGACCTTGACAAAAAGACGTTCGAGCTGGACCCGCGCGGCTTCGAACTGGCGGTTCCGCTCGACCTCACCTTCGAGCGAGTCGAGCCCGTCGGGCCGTTCACGATCACTGTGACCCACAGGGGGCAGGGGGCGACGGCAAAGTTCACGGTCGGCAAGGGAACGGTTCGGGGCACCACGACGGTTTACCCGCTCGTGCCGGACGGGCCGACGAAACTGTCGTACCGAGCGGGAGACTCGCTCCGTGCGGAACTGCCGGTCCGCGCCGGTGCGCGGGAGTTGAACCTGCTGTGGGACACCGGTCCGACAAGCGTTTTTCAGTTCGACCGCCTGACTCACGAGCCGCGACTCACAAAGCCCGGGGGCGGGACTGAGCCGGCTTCCGGGGTAAAACTCGTCCCGACCGCTGGGACCGTTCCGACACTCCCTGTCCTGTTCCCGAAGCGCGCACCATAA
- a CDS encoding MotA/TolQ/ExbB proton channel family protein has protein sequence MRRLWIHQVLPLVFAAVPVLTAALVFVAVPSDARRDYLARVAESPIDWIIIAIGFTLFTVQTAFAWRALRWQETDFDLRADRWLGNLCQAAEWFPLLGLIGTVAAILQTFNSITPGANPTPQEIIRKYAPAITATGGGLYMAFINILPVWVVTIGRDLIRSLAGTPAPVESREGKS, from the coding sequence GTGCGCCGGCTCTGGATCCATCAGGTGCTGCCGTTGGTGTTCGCCGCGGTCCCGGTGCTGACGGCGGCTCTGGTGTTTGTGGCGGTGCCCTCCGACGCGCGCCGCGACTACCTCGCGCGAGTCGCCGAGTCCCCCATCGACTGGATCATCATCGCCATCGGGTTCACCCTTTTCACCGTGCAAACGGCGTTCGCGTGGCGCGCGCTGCGGTGGCAGGAAACGGACTTCGACCTGCGGGCCGACCGCTGGCTCGGGAACCTGTGCCAGGCGGCCGAGTGGTTCCCGCTGCTGGGGCTAATCGGCACCGTCGCGGCGATCCTGCAAACCTTTAACTCGATCACCCCCGGCGCCAACCCGACCCCGCAGGAGATCATTCGCAAATACGCGCCCGCGATCACCGCCACCGGCGGAGGGCTGTACATGGCGTTCATCAACATACTGCCGGTGTGGGTGGTCACCATCGGTCGGGACCTGATCCGCTCGCTGGCGGGCACGCCGGCCCCTGTTGAGTCGCGCGAGGGAAAGTCGTGA
- a CDS encoding acyl-CoA thioesterase gives MLTGEIQIRVRYAETDRMGLLHHANYLVYFEQARTELLRARQESYKELEDQGFFLVVAKAEVKYKSPAHYDDVLTIRTTVTRTSPVRLEHKYEVFRGAVLIAEGLTTLACVGRDGKLREMPAWLAEAK, from the coding sequence ATGCTGACCGGTGAAATTCAGATCCGCGTGCGTTATGCGGAGACCGACCGCATGGGGCTGCTGCACCACGCGAACTACCTAGTGTACTTCGAGCAGGCCCGCACGGAACTGCTCCGCGCGCGGCAGGAGTCGTATAAGGAACTGGAAGACCAGGGGTTCTTTTTGGTCGTGGCGAAAGCCGAGGTGAAGTACAAGAGCCCGGCGCACTACGACGACGTGCTCACGATCCGCACCACGGTGACCCGCACCTCGCCGGTGCGCCTCGAGCACAAGTACGAGGTGTTCCGGGGCGCCGTCCTGATCGCAGAGGGGCTCACCACACTCGCGTGCGTTGGCCGTGACGGCAAGCTCCGTGAGATGCCCGCATGGCTTGCGGAGGCGAAGTGA
- a CDS encoding S26 family signal peptidase yields MPTATADPAKTAEDEKKKAHRDPAREVVETIVFVVVLVLLLKLFITEAFVIPTGSMAETLYGYQKIIPCPKCGHTFPLNSHSEVEGDAPDNPLQNRKLVRLTHYVCPNCRHRGQIDDLPEWPRNNSGDRVLVLKPLYHLREPERGDVVVFKYPEAPQTQQTAQNYIKRMMGSGGETLAVHRGDLYVTSSLSYPVPDAPKLDWWQPRFRHRNSPQAVARFEASRNAGFPPHIDGGFRIVRKEEGQLLADRRIVWDNDRQPEDIAQLARPRWHAPERPEAWTTDAPTAPRAFAHKGDSLDWLRYRHSRTEWRVGERGRGVDDDDARHLRGEWPTDKAKVTDRLIDNFLGYNVSRPTESDEQLWVGDLILECEAELAPGAEVSLELSRGMDRFRATFGNGKVTLTRSGGQNAELSARPCAVTAGTHRLRFANVDARLWVWVDGQRIDFGGAADYERTPLKETDYDEFDTNREGWIRANDVEAPAGIGAKGGATVRHITLHRDIYYTWNRDQSSKYADPDASPLPLSLRSPAGSGPSPNYNEGDIYYVQPGHYFCMGDNSAASSDSRSWGTVPDRLMLGKAVFVFFPLYLDWKLGWPPVRPTPGKNRVGFIK; encoded by the coding sequence ATGCCAACCGCGACCGCCGATCCCGCCAAGACCGCCGAAGACGAGAAGAAAAAGGCGCACCGCGATCCGGCCCGTGAGGTCGTCGAGACGATCGTATTCGTCGTCGTTCTGGTTCTCTTGCTGAAGCTGTTCATCACCGAAGCGTTTGTCATCCCCACCGGGTCGATGGCTGAAACGCTTTACGGCTATCAGAAGATTATACCCTGTCCGAAGTGCGGCCACACGTTCCCGCTCAACTCGCATAGCGAGGTCGAGGGAGACGCGCCGGACAACCCGCTACAGAACCGAAAGCTCGTGCGGCTCACGCATTACGTGTGCCCCAACTGCCGGCACCGGGGGCAAATCGATGACCTCCCGGAGTGGCCGCGTAACAACAGCGGTGACCGGGTGCTGGTGCTGAAACCGCTCTACCACCTCCGTGAACCCGAACGTGGCGACGTGGTGGTGTTCAAGTACCCGGAGGCGCCGCAGACGCAGCAGACGGCCCAGAACTACATCAAGCGGATGATGGGCTCCGGAGGGGAAACCTTGGCCGTCCACCGCGGCGACCTGTATGTCACGTCGTCGTTGTCGTACCCCGTCCCGGACGCGCCGAAACTGGACTGGTGGCAGCCCCGGTTCCGGCACCGGAACAGCCCGCAGGCGGTCGCGCGGTTCGAGGCGTCGCGGAACGCCGGCTTCCCCCCCCACATTGACGGCGGCTTCCGGATCGTGCGGAAAGAGGAAGGGCAGTTGCTCGCGGACCGCCGAATCGTCTGGGACAACGACCGACAGCCGGAGGACATCGCACAACTGGCCCGACCGCGGTGGCACGCGCCGGAGCGGCCCGAGGCGTGGACCACCGACGCGCCGACTGCCCCACGCGCGTTCGCTCACAAGGGCGACAGCTTGGACTGGCTCCGGTACCGGCACTCCCGCACCGAGTGGCGGGTCGGGGAGCGCGGCCGGGGTGTGGACGATGACGACGCCAGGCACCTCCGGGGCGAGTGGCCGACCGACAAGGCCAAGGTCACCGACCGGCTCATCGACAACTTCCTGGGTTACAACGTCAGCCGCCCCACCGAGTCCGACGAGCAACTCTGGGTCGGCGACCTGATCTTGGAGTGCGAGGCCGAGTTGGCGCCCGGTGCCGAGGTCTCCCTGGAACTGTCGCGCGGAATGGACCGGTTCCGCGCCACCTTCGGCAACGGGAAGGTCACACTCACGCGGTCCGGTGGCCAGAACGCCGAGCTGAGCGCTCGGCCTTGCGCGGTGACCGCCGGGACGCACCGGCTCCGGTTCGCCAACGTGGACGCCCGGCTCTGGGTGTGGGTGGATGGTCAGCGGATCGACTTCGGCGGCGCCGCCGATTACGAGCGCACGCCGCTCAAGGAGACCGATTACGACGAGTTCGACACCAACAGAGAGGGGTGGATTAGGGCCAACGACGTGGAGGCGCCGGCCGGGATCGGTGCGAAAGGCGGGGCCACAGTCCGGCACATCACCCTGCACCGCGACATTTACTACACCTGGAACCGCGATCAGAGCTCCAAGTACGCGGACCCGGACGCCAGCCCGCTGCCGCTCAGCCTGCGGTCGCCCGCGGGTTCCGGTCCGTCGCCCAACTACAACGAGGGCGACATCTACTATGTGCAGCCCGGGCACTACTTCTGCATGGGCGACAACAGCGCGGCCAGTTCCGACAGCCGCTCCTGGGGGACCGTCCCCGACCGACTCATGTTGGGAAAGGCGGTGTTCGTGTTCTTCCCGTTGTACCTCGACTGGAAGCTCGGCTGGCCGCCGGTCCGACCGACCCCGGGAAAGAACCGCGTCGGGTTCATCAAGTAA
- a CDS encoding S26 family signal peptidase, translating to MTDTPTPATNPGDPDGAAPTPRAEHKEPTAELPPPTKNVSPFRAGLVVMAAFVGLFLVVRTAALEPFGVPTGSMSPALSGHHRDGFCPRCGATARVGRPSSGSETEHFLKVLCWNCEQTLSLAAARELSGDRLLVDKNVYDLRAPRRWEMVVFRCPNPKRSEFGKPYVKRLVGLPGEVITIRDGDVYANDVLVRKGLAELRETLVPVFDMNFAPKPDGWSARWLVEPGDPRLPHGASAASGPVIEDGALVLDASDGPQAVAAVRYRHWNLDARDSEPVRVWNAYNGYPIRRDREPAAHDFYLTCEVEVAAAVGAPGDAAFECRLSDGADVVTAELGVGARGAGQARLVQEGRGGLGIAGGVSLTPGNKHRLEFAFVDRRVTLALDGRMVIPPADLDPVGKPRSPESRPVRRIAARGCKVIVRDLKLSRDIHYTTTDERDHGSRPARLGRHEYFVLGDNTQSSEDSRKWPNPGVPEDAFIGKPFLIHQPLRLSRVSVGGRDHVFQSLDWSRLRWLH from the coding sequence ATGACCGACACGCCGACACCCGCTACGAACCCGGGCGACCCCGACGGGGCGGCGCCCACGCCACGCGCGGAACACAAAGAGCCGACCGCCGAACTCCCGCCGCCCACCAAGAACGTGTCCCCGTTCCGCGCGGGGCTGGTGGTGATGGCCGCGTTCGTCGGGCTGTTTCTCGTCGTTCGCACTGCGGCGCTTGAGCCGTTCGGCGTCCCGACCGGCAGCATGTCGCCGGCGCTCAGCGGGCACCACCGCGACGGCTTCTGCCCGCGGTGCGGCGCGACGGCGCGCGTCGGGCGCCCCAGTTCCGGCAGCGAAACCGAACACTTCCTCAAGGTGCTCTGCTGGAACTGCGAGCAGACGCTCTCGCTGGCCGCGGCCCGCGAGTTGAGCGGCGACCGGCTCCTGGTGGACAAGAACGTCTACGACCTGCGCGCGCCGCGGCGCTGGGAGATGGTCGTTTTCCGGTGCCCGAACCCGAAGCGGTCGGAGTTCGGCAAACCCTACGTCAAGCGCCTCGTGGGGCTACCCGGTGAGGTGATCACCATCCGCGACGGCGACGTGTACGCCAACGACGTGCTGGTACGCAAGGGACTGGCCGAACTCCGGGAGACTCTCGTTCCGGTGTTCGACATGAACTTCGCGCCCAAGCCCGACGGGTGGAGCGCGCGGTGGCTGGTCGAACCGGGCGACCCGCGGCTTCCGCACGGCGCCAGCGCGGCGAGCGGCCCCGTAATCGAGGACGGGGCGCTGGTCCTCGACGCTTCCGACGGCCCGCAAGCGGTCGCCGCGGTGCGGTATCGGCACTGGAACCTGGACGCGCGCGACTCCGAGCCGGTGCGCGTGTGGAACGCGTACAACGGATACCCCATCCGCCGCGACCGCGAGCCGGCCGCGCACGACTTCTACCTCACGTGCGAGGTCGAGGTCGCCGCCGCGGTCGGCGCGCCCGGGGACGCGGCGTTCGAGTGCCGGCTCTCCGACGGCGCCGATGTCGTAACGGCGGAGCTCGGCGTCGGCGCCCGCGGGGCGGGGCAGGCTCGGCTCGTTCAGGAGGGCCGCGGCGGGTTGGGCATTGCGGGCGGTGTCTCGCTCACCCCCGGCAACAAGCACCGGCTCGAGTTCGCCTTCGTTGACCGCCGGGTCACCCTTGCGCTCGACGGGCGGATGGTCATTCCCCCGGCAGATCTGGACCCCGTTGGGAAGCCCCGATCGCCGGAGTCGCGTCCCGTCCGCCGGATCGCCGCGCGGGGGTGCAAGGTGATCGTTCGCGACCTGAAGCTGAGCCGTGACATCCACTACACGACCACCGACGAGCGCGACCACGGGAGCCGGCCGGCGCGGCTGGGCCGGCACGAGTATTTCGTACTCGGCGACAACACCCAGAGTTCCGAAGACAGCCGGAAATGGCCCAACCCGGGCGTGCCGGAGGACGCGTTCATCGGTAAACCATTCCTGATTCACCAACCGCTCCGGCTGAGTCGGGTGTCGGTCGGCGGGCGTGATCACGTGTTCCAGTCGCTCGACTGGTCCCGCCTCCGGTGGCTGCACTGA